In the Pseudoalteromonas undina genome, one interval contains:
- the crcB gene encoding fluoride efflux transporter CrcB: protein MIKLYMMIALGGASGACLRFFISETMLKLLGRGFPFGTLTVNILGSLLMGILYGLIDKQVIAVSPAKTLIGIGFLGALTTFSTFSMDSLLLLQQGHFIKMALNIILNVMVCIFMAWLGLQLVMQKG from the coding sequence ATGATTAAACTTTACATGATGATAGCCCTTGGCGGAGCCTCAGGAGCCTGTTTACGGTTTTTTATTAGCGAAACCATGCTAAAACTCCTCGGTAGGGGATTCCCTTTTGGCACGTTGACGGTTAATATTCTGGGTTCATTGTTGATGGGCATTTTGTACGGTTTAATCGATAAGCAGGTTATTGCCGTGAGTCCCGCTAAAACCCTCATCGGAATTGGCTTTTTAGGTGCGTTAACCACCTTTTCAACATTCTCAATGGATTCGTTGTTGTTATTACAACAAGGTCACTTTATTAAAATGGCCCTCAATATCATCTTAAACGTGATGGTGTGTATTTTTATGGCTTGGCTGGGCCTTCAGCTAGTAATGCAAAAAGGTTAA
- a CDS encoding replication-associated recombination protein A yields MSNLGFNFGPDVRPLAARMRPLSLNDYIGQQHLLSSDKPLHQAIVAGRCHSLILWGPPGVGKTTLAQIIANHADAELIQMSAVTAGVKDIRDSVTQARDNLQSRGQRTLMFVDEVHRFNKSQQDAFLPHIEDGTFIFVGATTENPSFALNNAILSRARVYVLKSLQESDLYTVIERALKQDEQLSQKHIVIADNAKQALCQASGGDARKVLNLLEQAVDLTTEQNGQFHVDEQVLSQVLPTHLAKYDKGGDEFYDLISAFHKSVRGSSPDGALYWYCRILAGGGDPLYVARRLLAIATEDIGNADPRAMEVALNAWDIFQRVGPSEGERAIAQATLYLASAPKSNAVYMAFNQAKDDAKNQPSYPVPEHLRNAPTNLMKNLGYGAEYRYAHNEEGAFAAGEKYLPPEMDSKQYYQPSDRGLEQKIKQKLDYLKERDAQSPVKRYEHD; encoded by the coding sequence GTGAGTAATTTAGGTTTTAACTTTGGGCCCGATGTACGTCCACTCGCTGCGCGTATGCGCCCTTTATCGCTTAACGATTACATAGGGCAACAGCATTTACTAAGTAGCGACAAACCGCTGCATCAAGCTATTGTTGCAGGACGTTGCCATAGTTTAATTTTATGGGGCCCTCCAGGGGTAGGTAAAACTACGCTAGCGCAAATTATTGCCAACCATGCCGACGCTGAACTAATTCAAATGTCGGCAGTAACGGCGGGCGTAAAAGATATACGCGATAGCGTAACCCAAGCGCGCGATAACTTACAAAGCCGTGGTCAGCGCACTTTAATGTTTGTTGATGAAGTACACCGCTTTAATAAATCTCAGCAAGATGCGTTTTTACCGCATATTGAAGATGGCACTTTTATATTTGTTGGTGCCACCACCGAAAACCCCTCGTTTGCGCTTAATAACGCGATTTTGTCTCGTGCAAGGGTGTATGTTTTAAAATCCTTGCAGGAAAGCGATTTATACACGGTAATAGAGCGTGCACTTAAACAAGATGAGCAATTAAGCCAAAAACACATCGTGATTGCAGATAACGCCAAACAGGCGCTATGCCAAGCAAGTGGTGGCGATGCTCGTAAAGTGCTTAATTTACTCGAGCAAGCAGTCGATTTAACCACTGAGCAAAACGGCCAATTTCATGTTGATGAACAGGTACTCAGCCAAGTACTGCCGACGCATTTAGCGAAATACGATAAAGGCGGCGATGAATTTTACGATTTAATTTCGGCGTTTCATAAATCGGTGCGAGGCAGTTCACCCGATGGTGCGCTTTATTGGTACTGCCGTATTTTAGCAGGTGGCGGCGACCCGCTGTATGTTGCAAGGCGCTTATTAGCAATTGCCACCGAAGACATAGGCAACGCCGATCCGCGAGCGATGGAAGTGGCTTTAAACGCATGGGATATATTCCAACGTGTTGGCCCAAGCGAAGGCGAGCGCGCCATTGCACAGGCCACCTTGTACTTGGCTAGTGCGCCTAAAAGCAATGCGGTTTATATGGCGTTTAATCAAGCCAAAGATGATGCTAAAAATCAGCCAAGCTACCCTGTACCAGAGCATTTACGTAATGCCCCCACTAATTTAATGAAAAACTTAGGCTATGGCGCAGAGTATCGTTATGCGCATAACGAAGAGGGTGCATTTGCTGCTGGCGAAAAATACCTACCGCCAGAAATGGATAGCAAGCAATACTACCAGCCAAGTGATCGTGGACTTGAGCAAAAAATTAAACAAAAGCTCGATTATTTAAAAGAGCGCGACGCGCAAAGCCCAGTAAAACGTTATGAGCATGATTAA